The nucleotide sequence GTCACAATCAGTAACAGAGGCTGTTTAATCAACACGatctaaaaatgtaaagaaaatacCTGTCACGtctaaaaagtaaataataaaaaggtaaTTTAGGTGTGTGAGTATTAAGTTGGAAGATATTATTTGACTTAAATGCATTTTGGTGCATTCAAGTTGACTTGTTTGAATAACAGCAGCTTCTTTTTCACCTCTGTGCGCAAGAAGTGACGTTTTATTATCTCCATAAGAATTTAAAAGTtactgaaaagtaaaaaaaaaaaaaaaaaaaaagaggagggaaaatCACCTTTGGCCACGTGTGTGCAGCGTTTATAGGCTCGGGATTTAGTTCAATAAATTGTGCTCCAATGGAAGCTTCTGGGAAGCCATAAACCAGCACTGAGCAGCAGTGGGAGCATTGTTTATGATTTGTTCAGGGGCCCCTGATTCGAACACATTAAATTACACGCAACCTTAGAAGAGAACTTTTACACAATTAGTGAAGTGTTATCATTTTAGAAAATATGTCCACCTCATGCACGTGCAATATTTGCCAAAAAAGTTATACCACGTGGTCACCGTGGCTGCCAAATTTAcgcattttttattcttatgaaAGGAGCTTGAGATTGACTTTCTGGAAGGAAAGGGTTAATTTTTATTGACTTATATCTTCCAAATGATATCAAAGCTGTCGATGCCTCAAACGGAAGAGGGGGACATCttaaacctctctctctctctctctctctctctctctctcctctctctctctctctctctctctctcccccccccccccccccccccccccccctctctctctctctctctttaaaacaaagacgCTTTGTCATAAACAGGGTTATTTTACCAAAAGGAGTCAAGGGGCCAACATATGTGGTCTTAAcgggtcagaggtcaaacatCCATGAAACACAAGGTCACGGAAGCCACACAAGTAACCTTCCAGTGCGTCAACATATTGATACTGTCAGataacagagaggagaaatacGCCTTTGGGGCCCTTATTACGCACTGGGAATGCCTCCTGTATGACTTAACTGATCATCTTTATGTCACATTCACAACTTCAgatcacattttatttctgttatttatattgaacatcTGTTGGCTTGGTCCCTGTGTGCATATCTGCTCCTAGAACCTGTTGAAATCGTGGTCTTTGGGGGATTTTCAATAGCCTAGACCCCCTTTCAGGAGGAAAAAACTCGCAGCCATGTGCCTCTATACCCGGTAGattttcccctctttttaattttctttctctttcctccctATCTGGGGAAGGTTTTGTGCTTTTCCACAGAAATAAAGAACTTCTTATAGGGGTCGGCAGACGTGACTTTGAACTTGGATCAGCTCCTGCAGTTTCCTGTGGTGCGGGTTGAAATAGGACTTGGAAGAATGGCACACACAACGCACAGCCTGTCCCACTCTGGGCTAAGAGACGCACTattacaagaaagaaaaaagtttgtTAAAACGTTTCCCTCGCTTTGACAAAGATATTTTTCACTTCATAGAGAGCACCGGAGAGTTGAGACAGACCATGAATCGTGTTTGGGAGCAGGACTTTTGGGAGTCTGATTTGGTGGAAATGTGAGTAAACTTCTTTTGACTTGAGCGTGAGTGAGCAGCTGTGGAGTGTGGCCTGTATGTCCCCATTCGAAACGCAGATTGAGTGCATGCTTGTCATGGAAAATTGCCAGTAAGTGAGGCAAATCTTTGTTAAAAACGGGTTCCCTCTTGCAGTTGTACGTGTGGTTGCAAGTATTGTGCAAAAATGAATTACCACGAAGAGAACTGTGTAAAAATATGGTGGTagtcttttgttttcttgtagGATGAAACAACCTTTAGTACGGACAGCAGCATAACGTCTTAATCAAACCTCATATAAACAACTTATAGTGCGCAAAAACCTTCATGATTCTCAGTCGAGGAGACCTCGACCTCACGGGTCACTCATGGTTAACTTAAGCGCACTCCGCCACCAGAACATGTCGCCTAATTTGCTGTGGTGAACGTGAGAACCACCGAGGAAGAAGCAGAACCAGCAACATATGGAACCATTAAAAAAGAGAACCAACAGCAGCCACTGCAGCGGTTAccagcatgtgtgtgcatgtgtgtgttcaagtaCTCGTGTGTATggcgtgtgtgtggtgtgtgtgtgtgtgtgtgtgtgtgtgtgtgtgtgtgtgtgtgtgtgtgtgtgtgtgtgggcaccACTAAAGGCCCAGTTGTGGCTCTACACTGCAGTGAACAAACCGCTGGAGTCCATATGGAGCCACAAATGCTGTTTCAGCTGTGGGGAATCAGTTTGGACAGATCTGGTGattctttaatttattgataTATTCAGTATGTTATGGATTCTCCCATAGAGCACAATTAAGGATAcgtatgatttattttatttcatttaatttttttatatgactttttattttgtacttaaaattaatgtaaaaaatgaaataggaGAGTTGTTCCTTCAGGACATTGTGTCCTGAAAATGAGACATTCTGTTTGGCAGAGTGCATCAAATCCTCTTGGCATGTTTTTGCCAAAAAGAtttaagatttttctttttaactctaTTACGTTAAAATATGCAGAAATATTCAACAAATGTATAATGGTTTAAAAGAATGAGGGTGACCACAATCCATTTTAAACTCGTCCTTTCTGAAGCTGTGCGTAAAAAACATTTTACGCTTTTGGTGCCATTTTGGGCACCATTTTGGTTGATTTGGAAAAGCATGGCTCTGTGTTTAGGGAAGGAgagtcctctttttttttacacgtaaaacacacaaagctgttgttttatatttgcATTACGTAAACACCCAAAACCACCACTACAGTCCTCCATCCTAATCTACTTTATCTTCCCTTCCTGATCTAAAAAATCTCTTAACTTCACATCAAATTCCacatatttatcttttataCCCACTACAACTTGGCACCCACGGAATATAAACAACAAAACCACGTCCTCTCCTCTTTCGTCGTGATCCTCTCGCTCGTACACCCCCCCTAAATCTTCTCCTAAAAGTAGGCGGTAATTATTAGTGGAAAATGGCGTTGGACTATTAAGTCGCCCGAGCGCTACCTGCTATTGGAGGGGCACCTGGGATTGATGAGGCGCAGTGGCCAATGAGACTGCGCGCAATGAATGCACGGACTCCAGTTAAAGGGGGCGGAAGAAGAGGTAGAGCCAGTCCACGGAGAAACAGGGACCCTCCGCGATAAACACAGGCGAGCCAGAGACATAAATACATACCCAATCGGAGCAGCGATTTCTGAGATGCTCCAACGAACTCTCGCTCTATGCGCGCAGAGGACACCCAGTAAGataattatttaattctttGGGTGCATTTGAACGAAtttgagagaggagagcagagggaaACTCTTCACTTCGTcacatttggattttttttacgCACAAGTTAATAGAAGTATATTCGATAATCCGAGCTGATTTTGTCTTTCCTGATGAGCGGAGCTGCGTTTTGAATCCCGCCTGATATGGTGTTTCCAAGGCTGGAAGTTGAACCGCTGCCCACCAGCAacaacatttgatttttttgctctttttaacTTGCTCACTACAACTGatttgaaacaaacattttccccTGACTGACAATATGTTACTGGATGCTGGTCACCAGTTCCCCGGACTGGGAGTGGGGTCCTTCGCCAGGCATCACTCAGCGAGCGAGATGCAGGACAGAGACTTGAGTTTGGCACAGAACAGCTTTGTGGACTCCGCACACATGGGTGCGTTTAAGCTCAACCATGATCTCTCCCCGGGACAGAGCTCTGCCTTCACCACACAGGCGCCGGGCTACCCCGCTGCGGCTCTGGGGGCTCATGCCGCCCATGTCACGTCGTATGCGAGTTCTCCTTTTAACTCAACCAGGGACTTTCTCTTTCGCAGCCGTGGCTTCGGAGAATCCTCTCCGGCGAGCGGCCAACATACTATTTTTGGCCCCACGGCGGGATCCCTTCATCACTCCCACACAGACACGCAAGGCCACATTTTGTTCCCGGGGATCCACGACCAGCATGGCTCCCACGGCTCCCCAAACGTCCTGAACGGCCAAATGAGGCTCGGACTACCGGGAGAAGTTTTCGGACGCTCCGACCAGTACCACCAGGTCTCCAGCCCGAGGACCGACCCCTACTCGGCCGCGCAGCTGCACAACCAGTACGGCTCCATGAATATGAATATGGGAATGAATATGGCAGCCCACCACCACCCCGGTGCCTTTTTCCGCTACATGAGGCAACAGTGCATCAAGCAGGAGCTCATCTGCAAGTGGATCGACCCCGAGCAGCTCAGCAACCCCAAGAAGTGCTGCAACAAAACTTTTAGCACCATGCACGAGCTGGTCACGCACGTCTCCGTGGAGCACGTCGGCGGACCGGAGCAGACCAACCACGTCTGCTTCTGGGAGGACTGCGCCCGGGAGAGCAAACCGTTCAAGGCAAAATACAAACTGGTGAATCACATTCGGGTGCACACCGGGGAGAAGCCTTTTCCGTGCCCGTTCCCCGGCTGCGGGAAGGTGTTCGCACGGTCAGAAAACTTGAAGATCcacaaaagaacacacacaggtaattATAAAAACCCTGTTAAACCTTTGAttaatttttctttaaatagtAAGAGGGCTGGCATTGTTGTTACTAAGCCTACATGTTCGTTTACTTCGCTGCTGTAAACATGCGCTTTGCCAAGAGCAAACACAAATAAGGATCTAATTATCAGATGCTATTTCAGGCTGCTAAAGCAGAGAAGTATTTGTGGAAACAAAGTAGAATTAGGATAACATGCAGCACGAACAGGAAACCAGTTTGGATAGACGGAATTATTTCGCCCACACtggaaacattttcagaattccTTTTGCGTAAAACACTCTCCGAATGGCTAGAAAACAATTTCACAAGGCCcgttggtgttttattttgcagaatAAACTTTTAAAACGTGCCAAAGAGGAGAGTTAGAGCGCGTTGCGTGCACCGTGGAGTAGACAGGGTGGTAGTAAATCTTATCAAACGGTTTAAT is from Notolabrus celidotus isolate fNotCel1 chromosome 10, fNotCel1.pri, whole genome shotgun sequence and encodes:
- the zic2a gene encoding zinc finger protein ZIC 2a, with the protein product MLLDAGHQFPGLGVGSFARHHSASEMQDRDLSLAQNSFVDSAHMGAFKLNHDLSPGQSSAFTTQAPGYPAAALGAHAAHVTSYASSPFNSTRDFLFRSRGFGESSPASGQHTIFGPTAGSLHHSHTDTQGHILFPGIHDQHGSHGSPNVLNGQMRLGLPGEVFGRSDQYHQVSSPRTDPYSAAQLHNQYGSMNMNMGMNMAAHHHPGAFFRYMRQQCIKQELICKWIDPEQLSNPKKCCNKTFSTMHELVTHVSVEHVGGPEQTNHVCFWEDCARESKPFKAKYKLVNHIRVHTGEKPFPCPFPGCGKVFARSENLKIHKRTHTGEKPFQCEFEGCDRRFANSSDRKKHMHVHTSDKPYLCKMCDKSYTHPSSLRKHMKVHEATPPASDSSPAASSGYESSTPPGLVSPTTETQSNTTLSPASAVHNTTSHSGLSSNFSEWYV